The Xanthomonas sp. DAR 34887 genome has a segment encoding these proteins:
- a CDS encoding FimV family protein, with amino-acid sequence MRLQTRFFRRHGGDGTSIASAPGRGWRAACALLLLACSQAALALGLGDIRVLSKPGQPFLAEIPVISNEPGELENARVALASPATFARVGLERPDGVVGSLQFRFAQTSQGRAVIRVSSQMPVEVPSLSFLIEVDWGQGRLIREYSALVDAPNTAAAIDAPAIDAPAAAAPSDRIVRSEPVPATTPPAAANTPPPALSSAPATPVRSAPAPTAAPGDALAPVQRGQTLSQIAGQLARSGGHSLDQTMVALLRANPDAFIRGNVNLLKQGAVLRTPRQEELASIDAAAATAIVREQAAQWRQARAPVPQPAQAQQADAPAPAAAKPAAATATAASGARLEIAPAVPAQRDNAGTKSGTGAGDEGDMVATQQLQQAREDLAARDAEVQELRSRVEQLEKLKAQQQQLIALKDSDLAAAQKRLAQSGQAQAQAQPAPAASGGWPLWLWGGLALLVLGIGALLLSRRRKPSPLPPLPRHGYDAAELAAAVPVVAHREVDAPDLPPLDEHEHEHEVAEDAAEEERAYQDHAFERELASHAPRYDDADATPAVEHPHFAQRPDPEVAPPTQAPLDADAPWRQPSPVSTPTPTPVAPVVAERQEPTWHQGDLPAAAEPSVEPTPAYPPIGRERLELAVAYMDLGDNETARTLLTEVAAGGDPAARAEAQQLLARLG; translated from the coding sequence ATGCGCCTACAAACACGCTTCTTCCGCCGCCATGGCGGCGACGGCACTTCCATTGCGTCGGCTCCGGGCCGCGGCTGGCGCGCGGCATGCGCGCTGCTGTTGCTGGCCTGCAGCCAGGCCGCGCTGGCGTTGGGACTGGGCGACATCCGCGTCCTGTCCAAGCCCGGCCAGCCGTTCCTGGCCGAGATCCCGGTGATCTCCAACGAACCGGGCGAGCTGGAAAACGCGCGCGTGGCGCTGGCCTCGCCGGCGACCTTCGCCCGGGTCGGGCTGGAGCGCCCGGACGGCGTGGTCGGCAGCCTGCAGTTCCGCTTCGCGCAGACCAGCCAGGGCCGCGCGGTGATCCGCGTCAGCAGCCAGATGCCGGTCGAGGTGCCGTCGCTGAGCTTCCTGATCGAGGTCGATTGGGGCCAGGGCCGCTTGATCCGCGAATATTCGGCCTTGGTCGACGCTCCCAACACCGCCGCCGCGATCGATGCGCCGGCGATCGATGCGCCGGCCGCCGCCGCACCGTCCGACCGCATCGTCCGCAGCGAGCCGGTGCCGGCAACCACGCCGCCAGCGGCCGCCAATACCCCGCCGCCTGCGCTGTCGAGCGCGCCCGCCACACCGGTGCGCAGCGCCCCGGCGCCCACGGCGGCGCCCGGCGATGCGCTGGCGCCGGTGCAGCGCGGGCAGACCCTGTCGCAGATCGCCGGGCAACTGGCGCGCAGCGGCGGTCATTCGCTGGACCAGACCATGGTCGCGCTGCTGCGCGCCAATCCGGATGCGTTCATCCGCGGCAACGTCAACCTGCTCAAGCAGGGCGCCGTGTTGCGCACGCCGCGCCAGGAGGAACTGGCCAGCATCGATGCCGCTGCGGCCACCGCCATCGTCCGCGAGCAGGCCGCGCAATGGCGCCAGGCGCGGGCGCCGGTGCCGCAGCCGGCCCAGGCGCAGCAGGCCGACGCGCCTGCGCCGGCCGCCGCCAAGCCCGCCGCCGCGACGGCCACGGCGGCGTCGGGCGCACGCCTGGAAATCGCGCCGGCGGTGCCGGCGCAGCGCGACAACGCAGGAACCAAGTCCGGCACCGGTGCCGGCGACGAGGGAGACATGGTGGCGACTCAACAATTGCAGCAGGCGCGCGAAGACCTCGCGGCACGCGATGCCGAGGTCCAGGAACTGCGCTCGCGGGTCGAACAGCTGGAAAAGCTCAAGGCCCAGCAGCAGCAACTGATCGCACTGAAGGACAGCGACCTGGCCGCGGCGCAGAAGCGCCTGGCGCAGTCCGGGCAGGCCCAAGCGCAGGCGCAACCCGCGCCGGCGGCCTCCGGCGGCTGGCCGCTGTGGCTGTGGGGCGGGCTGGCGCTGCTGGTGCTCGGGATCGGCGCGCTGTTGCTGTCGCGCCGGCGCAAGCCCTCGCCGTTGCCGCCGCTGCCGCGACATGGCTACGACGCGGCGGAACTGGCCGCGGCGGTGCCGGTGGTGGCGCACCGCGAGGTGGACGCGCCGGACCTGCCGCCGCTGGACGAACACGAACACGAGCACGAAGTGGCCGAAGACGCGGCCGAGGAAGAGCGGGCGTACCAGGACCACGCCTTCGAGCGCGAACTGGCCAGCCATGCGCCGCGTTACGACGACGCCGACGCGACGCCTGCCGTGGAGCATCCGCATTTCGCGCAACGGCCCGATCCCGAGGTCGCGCCGCCGACGCAGGCGCCGCTCGACGCCGACGCACCATGGCGTCAGCCGTCGCCGGTGTCGACGCCGACGCCGACGCCGGTCGCGCCGGTGGTGGCCGAACGCCAGGAGCCGACCTGGCACCAGGGCGATCTGCCTGCCGCCGCCGAGCCGAGCGTCGAACCGACGCCCGCGTATCCGCCGATCGGCCGCGAGCGGCTGGAGCTGGCGGTGGCCTATATGGACCTGGGCGACAACGAAACCGCGCGCACCCTGCTGACCGAAGTGGCGGCCGGCGGCGATCCGGCGGCGCGTGCCGAGGCCCAGCAGTTGCTGGCCCGCCTGGGCTGA